Within the Methanobacterium sp. BRmetb2 genome, the region AGGTGTATAGTGGACCTCCATTTAAGGCGTAAAAATCTTGTCCTTCCAATTGAAATGCTACAGACATTACTCCTCCTTCAGATCCAGGTCCAACCTCTCCATAACGAGTTATTCTTCCAATCTTTGAATTTTTAAAAATGGAAGTATAGAATTTCGCAGCCTCCTCTGCTTTACCATCAAACCATAAGAATGGCACGATTTTTTGCATACAATATTGCCCCCTTATTTATACAATCTAAACCCTATTTTTGCATCTCGTCTAATAGTTCATCGAGACGATTATATGAATCATTAATTCCTTCCTCCATACCAGATAGGAGCATCCCATCACGATCTTCCACTGCAAAAAAGATGGATATAGACGTTAACTTTGTTCTATTACCGGGCAATGATTCAAATGTCGATTTTTCCAGAATGACGTGTCCTTTTTCTGGAAGTCCATCAAACTCAAATGTCCCAATAATTCTCTCTGGAGCTGTAATTTCGTGATTGACTCCGTGAAATGCAAATTCATTACCACCGGGATCCTTTTGGATGTACCTCCATGATCCACCGTCTTCAGGTTCAAATATTTCCAATGTCATTGTAAGATCTCGTGGTCCTATCCACTGTACATAAAGTTCCGGATCTGTGAACGCTTTAAATAGAAGCTCACGTGGCGCCTCAAACTCCCTTGTAATGACAATCTCTTGTTTTCCTGGTTCCGCACTAATATCAGTTTTTATCATTTAATATCACCCCTAACATGTATTCCAATTTTAAAAAAACCTAAAAACTCTTTATAAAAATCAAAAATTTATTCTTTGTGTTTTAAAATACACTGCTCGGTTTTATTTAGTAATATTATGCATTTTCAAAAAAATAAATATATCATTCAGAACATTTACATCATTCAGAACCTTCCTTTAATGTATCTAAACCAATTAGATCCATTAAAAATATTTTAAAATTTGCTTCAAACATATTAAATAAGTATTATATTCTTTCCTCATAGCTTATTTCTTTAAATGATATCTCAAACTTAGTACCATGAGCAGTATCAACCTTAAGAGTGGCATCTAGTTGTTCAGACAAACTATAAACCAGTTTCAATCCCAATGTTTTGGTAGTCTCAACATCCAGATCAGGTGGTAGTCCCACCCCATCATCAGAAATTTTCAGGATGTATTCATCTTCAACCTTTTGGAATCCCACCTCCACTTTTCCTTTTTTATCAGGAAAAGCGTATTTTAATGAGTTGGTTACCAATTCATTGACAATCAGTCCCAATGGAATAGCAGTATCAATGTTTATTTCAATATCTTCAGCATCAATCACCAACTTTATTGAATCAGTGGGAATACCGTAACTGTAGAAAAGGTCTTTGACTAAGTTATCCAGATATTCCCCAAAGTTGATATGGCTTAAATCAGTGGACTGGTAGAGTTTTTCATGAACCATGGCCATGGATTTAATTCGGCCTTGGCTTTCCTTTAAAAGACCCTTTGTCTTTTCTTCATCCTCCAGATTTAACTGAAGATTTAAAAGAGATGATATGATCTGCATGTTGTTTTTAACCCGGTGATGGATCTCCTTTAATAAGATCTCTTTTTCCTCCAGAGATTGTTTAAGGGCCTTTTCTTTATCTCTTTTCTCCAGTAGGTTGGTGAAAATCTCACCTAGTAACATCAAAATATTTATTGTTTCCTTATCCCACTCTCTTTCCTCTTTAACCAAATAAAATCCAATAAATCCAATAATCTCTCCATAAACCTTTAAGGCCACAGCCACCATGGATTTCACATTCTGAATTGCAAACAACTCTTTTTCATTTTCAGCTTCATCAGGCAGATCTTCTATCCTGTCAATATGAACCACTCCAGATTCCTGAAAACACTTAGCCATCCATGGAAAATGTGGGTCTTTCAATTTTTTTATACCCTCCATCTGGAGTTTGATCCCCGGGGCAGACCACTCATAAATATTAGTTGGATAATCACCCTCCGCACTGCTGATAAATAAATAACTTCGATCTACCTGGATAAATTTAGCAATTCGTTCGATTGCATCATTAACGGCTTCATCAAATAGTTCTAAGGGTTTGTTTATGAAGTTTTTTGATATGTCCATGATCATCTCTTCCAATTCCATGTGGTAAGCGATTTTTTCATTCGCTTTCCTTCGTTCGGTAACGTCCCTAAGGGATCCCTCAACCCCTATAACCTGTTTATCACCATCTAATAATGGGTGGGCATTAACAGATACGTAAAGTACATTACCCCTTTTATTTTTTAGCTGCACTTCAAAATCTACTACTTCTTTCTCTTTTTTGATTATGTTTAAGAGTTCTTCCCTTTTTTCAGGATATACATATAGTTCATCCAGTTTTCTGCCCAGGAGTTCCTCTCTTTCAAATCCAGAGTATCTTTTGATAGATGGACTAATATCCAGGATGTATCCCTGATTATCAGCCTGGTAAAATACATCCTGCACATTTTCAAATATCTCTCTGTATTTCCTTTCACTCTCAGTCAATTCCATCTGAACTTCCTTAAGAGGGGTGATATCTACCACAGATACCACGAATTCATCCATAAAAGGAATTTTATCCACATTGATCTGGCTGGTATGTACTTGTTTTTGAGAATCAATCAATCGGGCTTCATAAATCTTAGGAGCAGATTCCGGATCCTTCTCTCTTTTCTGGTGATATTGCAGCATCATTGGCAGATCTTCAGGGTACACAAACTCCATCCACTTCCTGGTTTGAAGCTCTTCCCTGGAATATCCTAAAAATTTAATCATCTTCTGATTTAGCAGTGTAAAATATCCCTCTGTATCAAATATACCAGTTGGAACACCTGTATTTTCAAATATGGTTCTATAAAGGGCCTCTGACTCTAGGAGTGATTTCTGTATTTCTTTTATTTCACTCATGTCCCTTATTATTGCCAGAACTTCGCCAGGATTTAATTTTATTAACCTGGCTTCAAAGTAGCCAATGCCCGATGGTAATTCAATTTCATATTCAAATTGTTCTATGCTGCCCTTATCCAGCGCCATTCTAATTTTAGCCATTGCCAGATCCAGATCAGATGATGTAAGCCCCAAACTAGACAAATTACTCCCAATAATATCTTCCTGTGGTATAGCCAGCTTTATCTCGTTATGAACGTTATAATCCATGAAATTACCTTCACGGTTAATTACAAACATCATATCTGGTATGGCCTGGAGTATGGTTCGACTTTTATGTTCACTTATCTTTAGTGCTTCCTCTGTTTTTCGACGCTTGGTGATATTATCAAATCTCAGTAACCGCCCCACATATGTTTCTTCAAAGCTGTAAAGATCTATTACTTCCAATTGAACCCAAATATCTAAATGTTCAATGTAAATTTCATTATCCAGTTCCTCTTTCTCATAAAACGACTTAATCTCAGGGAGAGGAGCTAAAACTTCATTCACGTTTTGACCAACATTGTCTCGCGTTACACCAAGCTTACTAGTTGCAGGATTAACCTCCAACAATTCATCATCTTTATTAAAAACCATTATTCCACTGGTTATATTATCAATAAGGATTTTATGAGCTATATCCTGTATGTCCAACAGATTAAATTTAAAAACACCTATAAAAATCAGTAATAAACCCGATACCAAACCTATAGGAGTTATATCCAAACCTGGAACAAATATTAAACCCACGTTGTTAATTAAATTAAAAATAATAGGTATTAGTCCACTTAATATTAAAATATAGATTTTATGCCTTTTATTATCTGGTGCCAAAGAGAGCATATGAATTAAAACAGACACCCCGACTATAATCAGGAAAAAACTGTAAATAATATTAGTCCAATATACTGGTCCATATTCAAAAATTAAGAGTGATCCTGGCAGGTTTGATACAGGAGTTATGCTGGGCCATAAAAGATGGTGCCATGGATTGGTAAAAACCATTATTAAGATAAAAACCGGTATTATCATTAATGATGCTATAAATTGTGGTTTAAGATATTTTTCATATTTACCAAAACTTAAAACAAAAAGAAACCAAACAGGGGCGGCAGTAGTTGCTCCAAAATAGCTGAACTGGAGCCAAAAAATTTTCATCCCGGCCTGCCAGCTTAATAATTCCATGCCCGAACCTAAACACCAGAAAAAAGATGAAAAAAGCAATAAACTAAAATACGTGTGCATATTAGATATACGTCTTCTAAAACTTACTAGAGCAAAAGATATTGATCCAAACGCAAATAACAGTAATATAATTCCTAAGATCGAATAGGAAAGATTCATAAAACCATGCCCTCAACAAAAGATTAACACTACACTTTCATGTTAATTATATCTTGCTACCTCCATTTGAATATATCTAAATAGATCTATCTAAAAAATCATGATTTTAAGATAAGCTGATGTGTTCCCCACTTAAGTTTCAATTTCCATTAAATCTGTTCCCCTGGTTTCAGGAAACATCCAAATCCACAATCCAGTGGCTACAGCAAATATTGCTGCTAAAAATATTCCTGCTCCTAAATCATAGACCTGGGCTATTAAAATAATTAGTACCGGGGTGAAAAACTGTACACCTCTACCCACGTTGAATGCTGTTCCACTGGCAGTGTTTCTAATTGTGGTGGGAAATATTTCAGAGTACAAGGCACCGAACCCCCCAAAAAACCCAGTTCCAAAACCGACCAGGAACATGAAAAATAGTATTAGCTGAGGATCCCCTATAAGACAATTCCAACAGATGGTGATCATAACCAGTCCCAGTGCCATTATAAATGTGTAGATAGTAAAAGCTGGGCGACGGCCCAGACGATCAGCCACATATCCAAAGGAGAGATAACCCAAAAGACCTCCTAGCTGAGTTACAATAATCCATTCTGCAGATTTAGTAAGAGAAAAACCTCTTTCCATGTAAAGATAATCGGGAAGCCATGAATATGTGAACCAGTAAGTGGATAGACCAAAAATAGATAATACTAAGGCTAGCAAAAATGTTTTCCGATATTTTTTAGTAAAAAGGGTTAAAAATTTAGAACTGGAATATTTAATCTTTTTAACAGTTTTTATGGTCTTTTTCTTGGATTCTTGAAGCCAAACATCTGATTCTGGAAGTCCTCTTCGCACAAAAATTACCATCAATGCCGGCAGCACAGATATCATGAAACAGTACCTCCAACCAATATTGGGTAAGAGAAATCCTCCTACAACTGATGCCAGTAAAATTCCCAAAGGTGCTCCGCTCTGCATAAATGATGTGTAACGGCCTCTATATTTTGCAGGAAATGTTTCGCCGATAAAGGTCTGTCCAGTGGCCCATTCACCACCAACTCCCAGACCAGTTATGATCCTAAATATGATCAAGGATTCCAGATTAAATGCGAAACCACACAGAAAAGTTCCTAAACTGTAAACTATTATAGTCAACTGAAGTATTTTTTTACGACCAATTCGATCAGATAACACGCCGAATACAACTCCACCCGCAGCAGTGGCAGCTAAAGACAAGCCCAGTGCATATGACAGCTGCAGATGAGATATTCCAAGTTCTGCCCCAATAGGTATAATAAGAAAAGTGAAAAGAATAAGATCATAAAAATCAAAAACCCATCCTGCCCAACTCAAGCCCAGAATCTTGTAATGTTGTCTTCCGGGTTTTTCATATTGATTTAATAGTTTTTCAGCCATACAAACCCCCCTTTAAAAAATTTACAATTTAAATGTATAATAAAGATACCCTAATCTTAAAATTAGATTTAATTATAAATATGACTATCTAAAATTGTTGAATAGTTAAGTTAATTTAAGAAAAGGATTATAAAATGGTTTATAATCTATAAACTGATTAATTGTTGTAACTAACAAATCTTGATCAAATAATAAATTTTACTATTGAAAGAACAAATTAGTGCAAGAACGAATCCAAAATTTAAGAGGCCTAAAAATTAAGATTATTTAAAAAATAGAAACTATTCTTAAATTCTTACATAAATTTCTCAATAGTTAATAGAAAAAAAACCTTATAACAATAATAGTGTTAGGATGATTAAAATGAAAAAATATATATTATTAATTTTTCTACTCGTTTTAGCTGTTTCA harbors:
- a CDS encoding ATPase, which produces MIKTDISAEPGKQEIVITREFEAPRELLFKAFTDPELYVQWIGPRDLTMTLEIFEPEDGGSWRYIQKDPGGNEFAFHGVNHEITAPERIIGTFEFDGLPEKGHVILEKSTFESLPGNRTKLTSISIFFAVEDRDGMLLSGMEEGINDSYNRLDELLDEMQK
- a CDS encoding MFS transporter, with the protein product MAEKLLNQYEKPGRQHYKILGLSWAGWVFDFYDLILFTFLIIPIGAELGISHLQLSYALGLSLAATAAGGVVFGVLSDRIGRKKILQLTIIVYSLGTFLCGFAFNLESLIIFRIITGLGVGGEWATGQTFIGETFPAKYRGRYTSFMQSGAPLGILLASVVGGFLLPNIGWRYCFMISVLPALMVIFVRRGLPESDVWLQESKKKTIKTVKKIKYSSSKFLTLFTKKYRKTFLLALVLSIFGLSTYWFTYSWLPDYLYMERGFSLTKSAEWIIVTQLGGLLGYLSFGYVADRLGRRPAFTIYTFIMALGLVMITICWNCLIGDPQLILFFMFLVGFGTGFFGGFGALYSEIFPTTIRNTASGTAFNVGRGVQFFTPVLIILIAQVYDLGAGIFLAAIFAVATGLWIWMFPETRGTDLMEIET